A DNA window from Schistocerca gregaria isolate iqSchGreg1 chromosome 2, iqSchGreg1.2, whole genome shotgun sequence contains the following coding sequences:
- the LOC126327724 gene encoding larval cuticle protein 16/17-like isoform X3: MKCIALCLVVAVSYVLADTKPIEVISREEVHDAAGQYSLTYQTANGITVVEHGELKPTPDGKDHVLIKSGQYQYTSPEGKPVDIKYKADEFGYVATGDAIPVAPVA; encoded by the exons ATGAAGTGCATCGCT CTGTGTCTGGTCGTCGCCGTGTCCTACGTGCTGGCCGACACCAAACCCATCGAGGTGATCTCCCGTGAGGAAGTCCACGATGCTGCCGGACAATATTCGCTCAC GTACCAGACGGCCAACGGCATCACGGTGGTGGAGCACGGCGAGCTGAAGCCCACCCCTGACGGCAAGGACCACGTGCTGATCAAGAGCGGCCAGTACCAGTACACCAGCCCCGAGGGCAAGCCCGTCGACATCAAGTACAAGGCCGACGAGTTCGGCTACGTCGCCACCGGAGACGCCATCCCCGTCGCACCCGTCGCCTAA
- the LOC126327724 gene encoding larval cuticle protein 16/17-like isoform X1: MKCIALCLVVAVSYVLADTKPIEVISREEVHDAAGQYSLTYQTANGITVVEHGELKPTPDGKDHVLIKSGQYQYTSPEGKPVDIKYKADEFGYVATGDAIPVAPVA; the protein is encoded by the exons ATGAAGTGCATCGCT CTGTGTCTGGTCGTCGCCGTGTCCTACGTGCTGGCCGACACCAAACCCATCGAGGTGATCTCCCGTGAGGAAGTCCACGATGCTGCCGGACAGTATTCGCTCAC GTACCAGACGGCCAACGGCATCACGGTGGTGGAGCACGGCGAGCTGAAGCCCACCCCTGACGGCAAGGACCACGTGCTGATCAAGAGCGGCCAGTACCAGTACACCAGCCCCGAGGGCAAGCCCGTCGACATCAAGTACAAGGCCGACGAGTTCGGCTACGTCGCCACCGGAGACGCCATCCCCGTCGCACCCGTCGCCTAA